Proteins encoded by one window of Rutidosis leptorrhynchoides isolate AG116_Rl617_1_P2 chromosome 7, CSIRO_AGI_Rlap_v1, whole genome shotgun sequence:
- the LOC139856836 gene encoding LRR receptor-like serine/threonine-protein kinase RPK2: MGRHQKPIKLLLHLWVIFFFYRYDVVSGNDSDKSALLEFKRSVSDPNGVLGSWSESNSDPCSWVGVTCGSNNRVVALNITGGGNSGSFTCNKYDQFQLYGFGIRKDCVVGNAKLVGKLTYAISKLSELRVLSLPFNDLSGEIPGDIWGLKKLEVIDLEGNLISGNLSVDFSGLKNLRVVNLGFNRISGTIPDSLSNLKDLQILNLAGNHMNGSIPRFFNEFNDLRGLYLSFNRFSGKIPNEIGYNCGNLEHLELAGNLLLGGIPFSLSNCSKLQSVLLYSNMLQDEIPIELGRLSSLQVLDVSRNSFSGPIPKQLGNCKELSILVFSNLFNPIPNIGDAGQIETARSEEEYNYFQGVLPLEITSLPKLKVLWAPRTSLEGKIPTNWGECKSLEIVNLAQNLFTDEIPKGFSICKKLNFLDLSSNKLTGEVNDELPVACMSVFDVSRNCLSGPVRFFRHTTCEPFDFSSVYVRYFNGGNGNLEIIHNFSGNNFTGSLSSIEVASTRKTGENSVYMFLAGENNLTGQFPGDLFDKCSEFDNIVVNVSSNALSGEIPSNISQICKSLSVLDVSGNQIAGVLPVSLGDLGSLVSLNLSRNLLHGEIPFSFSKMKDLTSLSLSNNNLTGPIPLGLGKLKSLQVLELFSNSLSGPIPKDLVNLKKLTVLLLNNNKLSGEIPSGFANFSKIMKLNVTVNDFSGPLAENLMSTPEPQPVEPATTAGGDFVNYSEPSTASSKKGNSNFNSIEIASITSASAILSVLLALIVLFFCTRWKPRSAVHESTHKEVTLFTNIGVPLNFENVIQATNSFNASNCIGNGGFGATYKAEISPGFLVAIKRLSVGRFQGVQQFDAEIKTLGRLRHPNLVTLIGYHASETEMFLIYNYLPGGNLERFIQERSTRAVDWRVLHRIALDVARALVYLHDQCVPRVLHRDVKPSNILLDDDFNAYLSDFGLARLLGTSETHATTGVAGTFGYVAPEYAMTCRVSDKADVYSYGVVLLELLSDKKALDPSFSSYGNGFNIVGWALMLLREGQAKEFFTAGLWDSGPHDDLIEVLHLAVVCTVDSLSTRPTMKQVVRRLKQLQPPSC; the protein is encoded by the coding sequence ATGGGTCGTCATCAAAAACCCATAAAGCTCCTGTTACATCTCTGGGTCATCTTCTTTTTTTACCGTTACGACGTCGTTTCCGGCAACGATTCAGATAAATCGGCGTTACTTGAGTTCAAAAGGTCCGTATCCGACCCGAATGGAGTACTGGGCAGTTGGAGTGAGAGCAATTCGGATCCGTGTTCGTGGGTCGGGGTTACTTGCGGGTCAAATAATCGGGTTGTGGCTCTTAATATTACAGGTGGAGGTAATTCAGGCTCTTTTACTTGTAATAAATATGATCAATTTCAATTGTATGGATTTGGAATTAGGAAAGATTGTGTTGTGGGTAATGCTAAATTAGTGGGGAAATTGACCTATGCAATTTCAAAGCTTTCGGAACTTAGGGTTTTATCGCTCCCTTTCAACGATTTAAGTGGTGAAATACCTGGTGATATTTGGGGGTTGAAGAAATTAGAAGTGATTGATCTTGAAGGGAATTTAATTAGTGGGAATTTAAGTGTGGATTTTAGTGGGTTAAAGAACCTTAGGGTTGTTAATTTGGGGTTTAATCGGATATCCGGTACAATACCTGATTCTTTATCGAATTTGAAGGATCTGCAGATATTGAATTTAGCTGGAAACCATATGAACGGTTCGATTCCAAGATTCTTTAACGAGTTTAATGATTTAAGGGGGTTGTATTTGTCTTTTAACCGGTTTTCAGGGAAGATTCCAAATGAGATAGGGTATAATTGTGGTAATCTCGAGCATTTAGAACTCGCTGGCAATTTATTACTTGGAGGAATTCCATTTAGTTTGTCGAATTGTAGTAAATTGCAATCTGTTTTGTTGTATTCGAATATGCTTCAAGATGAAATCCCAATTGAATTAGGTCGGCTTAGTTCGCTGCAAGTTTTAGATGTGTCAAGAAACAGTTTCAGTGGTCCGATCCCTAAACAGCTCGGAAATTGTAAAGAGTTGTCGATTCTTGTGTTCTCAAACTTGTTTAATCCAATCCCTAATATCGGCGATGCTGGGCAAATTGAAACGGCTCGTTCTGAAGAGGAGTATAATTATTTTCAGGGTGTATTGCCTTTGGAAATTACTAGTTTGCCCAAGCTGAAAGTTTTATGGGCGCCAAGAACGAGTTTGGAGGGAAAGATTCCAACCAATTGGGGTGAATGTAAAAGTTTGGAAATTGTTAATTTGGCTCAGAATTTATTCACTGATGAAATCCCGAAAGGTTTTAGTATATGCAAGAAGTTGAATTTTCTTGATTTGAGCTCGAATAAGTTGACCGGAGAGGTTAATGATGAACTTCCGGTTGCTTGCATGTCTGTATTTGATGTTAGTAGGAATTGTCTTTCAGGGCCAGTTCGGTTTTTTCGTCACACTACGTGTGAACCCTTCGATTTTTCGTCAGTATATGTAAGATATTTTAATGGTGGAAATGGGAATCTTGAAATAATCCATAATTTTTCCGGTAATAACTTTACTGGGTCGTTGAGTTCAATCGAAGTTGCATCAACCAGAAAAACAGGGGAAAACTCTGTGTATATGTTTCTTGCGGGTGAAAACAATCTAACGGGTCAGTTTCCGGGAGATTTGTTTGATAAATGTTCTGAATTTGATAATATCGTTGTCAACGTCAGCTCGAACGCGTTATCTGGTGAGATCCCGTCGAATATTAGTCAAATTTGTAAGTCTTTGAGCGTTTTGGATGTGTCCGGGAATCAAATAGCGGGTGTTCTTCCTGTTAGTTTAGGGGATTTGGGTTCTCTTGTTTCGCTTAATTTGAGCCGTAATTTGTTACATGGCGAAATACCATTTAGCTTTAGCAAGATGAAGGATTTAACTAGTCTCTCGTTATCTAACAACAATCTAACGGGACCGATTCCTTTGGGTCTCGGAAAGTTGAAATCTTTACAAGTTCTTGAACTTTTTTCAAATTCGTTATCTGGACCGATCCCGAAAGATCTTGTTAATCTCAAAAAGTTAACTGTTCTTTTGCTCAACAACAACAAGCTTTCAGGAGAAATACCATCTGGTTTTGCAAATTTCTCAAAAATTATGAAACTCAACGTGACGGTAAATGATTTCTCTGGCCCGTTAGCTGAAAACTTGATGTCAACCCCTGAACCACAGCCTGTTGAACCAGCAACAACGGCTGGGGGCGATTTCGTAAATTACTCTGAACCATCAACTGCATCCTCGAAAAAGGGGAACAGTAACTTCAATTCGATCGAGATTGCTTCGATTACATCAGCTTCTGCCATTTTGTCTGTTCTTTTAGCTCTCATTGTTCTGTTCTTTTGTACCCGATGGAAACCGAGATCCGCGGTTCACGAATCGACCCACAAGGAAGTTACTTTGTTTACGAATATTGGGGTCCCGTTGAATTTCGAGAATGTAATACAAGCGACAAATAGTTTCAATGCGAGTAATTGTATCGGAAATGGCGGTTTTGGAGCTACCTATAAAGCCGAAATCTCCCCGGGGTTTTTAGTCGCGATAAAACGGTTATCGGTTGGTCGGTTTCAAGGTGTACAACAATTTGATGCAGAGATTAAAACCCTAGGAAGGTTACGACACCCGAATCTCGTAACCCTAATCGGATACCACGCGAGTGAAACCGAAATGTTCTTGATTTATAACTATTTACCCGGTGGAAACTTGGAAAGATTTATTCAAGAACGATCAACGAGAGCCGTTGATTGGCGGGTCCTACACAGGATCGCGTTAGATGTAGCTCGAGCACTCGTGTATTTACACGATCaatgtgttcctcgtgttcttcatcGTGACGTGAAACCGAGCAACATCTTACTCGACGACGATTTCAACGCGTATTTATCGGATTTTGGTTTGGCGCGGCTTTTAGGTACATCAGAGACTCACGCGACTACCGGAGTCGCGGGAACGTTCGGGTACGTTGCGCCCGAATACGCAATGACGTGTCGGGTCTCGGATAAAGCCGACGTTTATAGTTATGGCGTCGTGCTTCTCGAGCTATTATCGGATAAAAAAGCTTTGGACCCTTCGTTTTCATCTTACGGTAACGGGTTTAATATTGTCGGGTGGGCGTTAATGTTACTACGAGAAGGACAAGCGAAGGAGTTTTTTACGGCCGGGTTGTGGGATTCGGGCCCACATGATGACCTGATTGAGGTGTTACATCTCGCAGTTGTTTGCACAGTGGACTCGTTATCGACAAGACCCACGATGAAGCAAGTGGTACGGAGACTGAAGCAACTGCAACCGCCATCTTGTTAA